One Elusimicrobiota bacterium DNA window includes the following coding sequences:
- a CDS encoding DUF3987 domain-containing protein: MSFLDRYRKYAFSITDAPDVFSEFLSIATAGIIIGRARFLQFGNNELYPNFWMLILAPSSFYHKSTALNISAKCIYVVKPLYIYPTEFSHEKILEVIQANPQGVFYYYEFKTLMGILSKDYMQGTKAFLTEMFDNPDMYSRQTKGGNICIENPCVSMLSATTSDWFVNSIKSGDLEGGFLGRFLYVNSNSKLRNDAIPSRPNKEMRIGVYSALTELMEKLVDQKAEMYLSQGALKSYKIWYTKFVTRVDKIPFVFRPLFARLNIYCLKIAMVLETCETLKLEISEETMKESCRLTDFLYHLTMQLCETDIAFSKSESNEKKLLKILNSSTLQPKEMNRTQLLRASHMSSFEFNSTVQTLVDKEQVKTYFEKKPGSDKSMQIIALLEPKQ, translated from the coding sequence ATGAGTTTTTTAGATAGATACCGCAAATATGCGTTTTCAATTACAGATGCGCCTGATGTATTTTCGGAATTTCTATCAATAGCAACCGCTGGAATAATAATAGGCAGAGCCCGTTTTTTACAGTTCGGCAATAATGAATTATATCCAAATTTCTGGATGCTCATTTTAGCACCGTCTTCGTTTTACCATAAGTCAACCGCATTAAACATTTCAGCAAAATGTATCTATGTGGTAAAACCGCTTTATATTTATCCTACTGAATTTTCACACGAAAAAATATTAGAAGTAATCCAGGCGAATCCGCAGGGCGTATTTTATTATTATGAATTCAAGACGCTTATGGGCATTCTGTCAAAGGACTATATGCAGGGCACAAAAGCGTTTTTAACCGAGATGTTTGACAATCCTGATATGTATTCAAGACAGACGAAAGGCGGGAATATTTGTATTGAGAATCCTTGCGTATCTATGCTGTCTGCGACGACATCTGACTGGTTTGTAAATTCTATTAAATCAGGTGATTTGGAAGGTGGGTTTTTAGGTAGGTTTTTGTATGTCAATTCAAACAGCAAATTAAGGAATGATGCTATACCATCAAGACCTAATAAGGAAATGAGAATCGGTGTTTATTCTGCATTAACAGAACTGATGGAAAAACTCGTTGACCAAAAAGCAGAGATGTATTTATCGCAGGGAGCACTGAAATCGTACAAAATCTGGTATACAAAGTTTGTCACAAGGGTAGATAAAATCCCGTTTGTATTCAGACCGCTTTTTGCACGACTGAATATCTACTGCCTCAAAATCGCTATGGTTCTTGAAACCTGCGAGACATTAAAACTTGAAATATCCGAAGAGACGATGAAAGAATCCTGCCGGTTGACCGATTTTTTATACCACTTAACTATGCAGTTATGTGAGACCGACATCGCTTTTTCTAAATCGGAAAGCAATGAAAAGAAACTTCTTAAAATACTGAATTCATCTACACTTCAACCAAAAGAAATGAACAGGACTCAACTTTTGCGGGCATCTCATATGTCATCTTTTGAGTTTAATAGCACAGTGCAAACGTTGGTAGACAAAGAACAGGTAAAAACATATTTTGAGAAAAAACCCGGATCAGATAAGTCCATGCAAATTATTGCTTTATTGGAACCGAAGCAATGA
- a CDS encoding GGDEF domain-containing protein produces the protein MSIIGTEKTDGVKAINYLVWFRFSKAYIDRDKFVQCVKEVGLDEFLVPRLMKKPQALRKVLRNTFSGKELITSQGTAKLTMIESSNEPEFKFHINGTVIDYYQHTSTTRKLVGLTYNDLSAKTEIEFEKIPDDEKLLLEGMFKGIDEKVETLITNLTNEQIADYVTYYLENTVRFRASAALYYVHPKYKELLEKLKTLVDKVNGIAVQELAKMEFNYITLIDPRTVANGIVGSVQDEAECLQKEIDNPEPMTAERGQKILQRVHSLRQRAKASEEFFRNQQEQVWNMLNELDTSASKAVSEALQKGDIDDLTQLYTRSRFIQLVHNLLATNPDAKWSIAMADIDFFKKINDTYGHQFGDRCLKIVANTIKSKLQEPDIAGRYGGEEFILFFLKPADSSRDDCEEIRKAIASLGPRVVESLGQDPKTLRHYDAKTHLTVSIGIAEGGKGIGLEAVIREADKLLYKAKNSGRNKAESKGK, from the coding sequence ATGAGTATTATTGGCACTGAAAAGACGGATGGTGTTAAGGCAATCAATTACCTTGTGTGGTTCAGGTTCAGCAAGGCGTATATTGACAGGGATAAGTTTGTTCAGTGTGTAAAAGAAGTGGGGCTTGATGAGTTTCTTGTTCCACGCTTGATGAAAAAGCCACAGGCACTCCGTAAGGTCTTGCGGAACACTTTTTCAGGCAAAGAGTTAATAACCAGTCAAGGCACTGCTAAACTTACTATGATTGAATCAAGTAATGAACCCGAGTTTAAGTTTCATATTAACGGGACAGTGATTGATTATTATCAACATACCTCAACCACACGGAAACTTGTAGGACTAACTTACAACGACTTATCAGCCAAGACAGAAATTGAATTTGAGAAAATACCAGACGATGAGAAACTTCTGCTTGAAGGAATGTTTAAGGGGATAGATGAAAAAGTGGAGACGCTCATTACGAACCTTACCAACGAGCAGATAGCGGATTATGTGACTTACTATCTTGAAAACACTGTTCGTTTCAGGGCGTCTGCGGCTTTGTATTATGTTCACCCAAAATACAAAGAGTTGCTTGAAAAATTGAAAACACTCGTAGATAAAGTCAACGGCATAGCGGTTCAAGAACTGGCAAAGATGGAGTTTAATTATATCACACTGATAGACCCGAGAACAGTAGCAAATGGGATAGTCGGTTCTGTTCAGGATGAGGCAGAGTGTCTACAAAAAGAGATTGATAACCCGGAGCCGATGACAGCAGAGCGAGGACAAAAAATCTTGCAACGGGTTCATTCTTTACGACAAAGAGCAAAGGCGAGTGAGGAGTTTTTCAGAAACCAGCAGGAACAGGTGTGGAATATGCTTAATGAACTTGATACTTCAGCGTCAAAGGCTGTATCGGAAGCGTTACAGAAAGGCGATATAGACGACCTGACACAATTATACACACGGTCAAGGTTTATTCAATTGGTGCATAATCTTTTAGCAACCAATCCTGACGCTAAGTGGTCTATTGCTATGGCGGACATTGACTTCTTTAAGAAAATCAACGATACCTACGGTCATCAGTTCGGTGACAGGTGTCTTAAAATCGTAGCGAATACTATAAAGTCAAAACTGCAAGAGCCAGACATCGCAGGTAGATATGGTGGTGAGGAGTTTATCTTGTTCTTTCTTAAACCAGCAGATAGTAGCAGAGATGACTGCGAGGAAATCAGGAAAGCAATTGCGTCATTGGGTCCTAGAGTCGTAGAGTCATTGGGTCAAGACCCTAAGACCCTAAGACACTATGACGCTAAGACGCATTTAACTGTCTCTATCGGGATTGCAGAAGGTGGAAAAGGCATTGGGCTGGAAGCGGTTATCAGGGAAGCGGATAAACTGCTTTACAAAGCCAAAAATAGCGGTAGAAACAAGGCTGAAAGTAAGGGCAAGTGA